Genomic window (Roseivirga sp. 4D4):
TATCCAGAACAAGAGACATATGAATTGTTGTTTAAGGGTAATGCATCAGGAGACTCAGGCACACTTCAGCATAGTATTCAATTACCGGCATCTCTTTCCGAATACAAAGAAGTTTTGAAAAAAGAGGTTGAACTTTTTAATTCTGAAAGGGATTTTGCTTTTTACAATTCAGGATTTTATTACATGATTTACCTAATGTCTCGTCATTATCGAACGTATCTTTTTCCCCATTTATGGCGGAAATACTTAGAAACGCCAATACCTAGTAGACCATTTTAAAATTACTTACCTGATTTAAAATATATTTTTGGTGGGTTGAGGGATTTTGGTGGGTTGAGGGATAATTAGTTGTAAGAGAATCGGCCTAACTTAGGTGTATGATTCGATTTGGATTCGGTAAAAACGTGCAGAAAACATGCAAGTTAGAAATAAAAAAAGCCAGTCACTTTCGTAACTGGCTGTCTTTTAAGCTCCTCCTCTTGGACTCGAACCAAGGACCCTCTGATTAACAGTCAGATGCTCTAACCAACTGAGCTAAGGAGGAATATGTAGTTTTTGCTGATTTTAATTTGAACAGCTTCCTCAGAAACTTTCTGCCGAAATTGACTAAGCTCAGTTGACTGAGCCCTGCCGGCAGGCAGGTCAGGAGGAATTTGATCCACTCATTTGCGAATCGGAGTGCAATATTAGCGGTTGGTTGAAAATAAACCAAACCCTTTTTGAGATTTTCACTAAAAATTTAGATCAATCAAATTGAAGTAAACCGCCATGTAGATGAGCGCGAATACTGTAAGGAAGATTAATCCAATAATAGCCAGGTTTTTTAGCCAAGGTCTAGGCCTGAATTCAGCCTCAATTTGATTAGACATAATCACCTTATAATTGATAAATGCTATCACAGGAGCAATCACAAATGAGAGTGTCGTGGCAAGGTCGACAAGGTCTTTCAAGTTGGAAGAAAGTAGAAGAATAAAAAAGAATGAGACTATAGCTACCGTTGCCATCATCCAAGTGTAAGTTGTTCTCACTCCGGCCTCTTTGAAAAAGAGTAATCTCACGGTTTCTCCCATTGCTCTTCCAAAGCCATCTACCACCGTAATGGTAGTACTAAACATGGTGCTGAAAGCTGCCGTGGCAATAATCAGGTATGACCAACCCCCAAGCGCATCCGTGAAAAGCGTAACCACCTGATCAGCAAAAACTGTTGAGTTTCCAGACAGTTCCACCCCCGAGCCGTACATGACATTGGCTCCTAGCGTAAGAAAGCAGATGGCCAGAATTGCTGTGACCCAATAGCCAAATTTAAAGTCAAAGAGTATTTCTTTTAGCTTCGGTCTATAGCCCGTTTGCTTCATCCGCTCTATAGCCCAAAGACTATTCCAAGTGGATAGATCAACCGCTGTAGGCATCCACCCCATAAGTGCGATTACGAAAATAATGCTGTTCCTTTCAGCCAGTTCCTTCGGAATAAACCCTTCAATTGGTGTAGCTCGTCCTTTGACTACTGCCGCTATAAAAGCCACTAGGGTAGATACTAACAAGACTGTTCCTACAATCTTTAATAATGAGTCCAATAGACTGTACTTACCCACGGCCAGAATTAGAACGCAAAAGAGTAGGATGCCTCCAGAAACCCAGGCGGGATCAACAGTCAATCCTGTTAGGTTATTAAGCATTCCAGCCGTTACAAAGGTTACCGCTGCCGTAACGGTGAACATGGATCCTAGGCTAAGGAGGAAATAAATCCAAAGCACCCACTTACCTTCATTGAGGTAGCCTTCAAGCAAACTCTTTTTTGTTGCAGCAGCGTATCGAGATCCAAACTCAAAGAATGGATACTTAAAGACTAGAGCGGCCACTATAAAAAGAACTAAGCCATAGCCAAAGTCGGCACCTGCTCTTGTGGATTGCACCAAATGAGAAACACCAATGCACGTGCTGGCAAACAATATTCCGGGACCAAAGGCTTTAAGGAGATGCTTTCTTTCTGATGACATTGGCTGTAAAAAGTTGAGCTAAAATAGGTAATCGTTACTTGATCTCATATTCAACTTCTATGACTACTAATGACATTATGGCTGTATTTTTTGAATAGAAGTCATAAAATAGGTCAAAATGACAGTAAAACATAGTGGTAATCGCATTGGTACGGTTTTGAATTATAGGGAGGCACAGAATGAAAAAATTAAAACCTAGAAATATGAATACAGTAAGAAAAAACTCAGATTGGTTAATGCCAGCTACAATAGACAGATTTGTTGATCGTTTCTTCAATGAGTCCTTTGACCAAAGTAAGTCTGCATTTACGCCTCGAGCAGATGTGGCTGAAACGGATAGCGCATTTGAAATTCAAGTTGCAGTGCCAGGGCTAAATAAGAAAGATATCAGTATCGATCTTAAGGATGGTTACTTGACCATCAGTGGGGAAAGGAAATTCGAGAAGGAAGACAAATCAAAAAACTTCTACTCCGTACAAACTCAGTATGGAACCTTTAAAAAGGCGTTTCAGTTACCTGATAGCGTAGTGGAAGAGAAGATTGAAGCATCTTATGAAAACGGTATTCTCAATGTGTTAATACCAAAGGATGAGACAAAGAAATTAGTATCAAAAATAACCGTGAAGTAGGTTAGTGTTGTTGAGGTTGATTAAGGGGCTCCGATTTATCGGAGCCCTCTTTTTTTGTTAAATCCGGTTAAATGCACCCTTATTTTCAATAAATTAGAACACCATGCCTTTCTCCTGCGTTAAATTTTCATTGGTCAAAAGCTTGTTACTATGATTTCTAAGAGACAGTTCTTTATTGGTGTATTGGCTTCATCGCTTTTAGGTGGGCTTATTGTGTTGTTGGGTATGGGGCTCTTGGGTAGTAATAATTCAAATAACCCCGATGATTTTAGTCAAACGACTTCTTTGACCACATCACTTGGTGAAATTGATGAAACACCAAGGACTTATGTGGTACCAGAAGGCATCAACTTTATCAAAGCGTCCAGGTCTGCCGTACCAGCTGTGGTACATATAACGAATACTTCCGCACCTTCAGAGCGATCAGGTAGATGGTCAAAATTGTTTGGAAGGGAAAGAAGAGTACGACAATCTACAGGCTCGGGTGTAATCATTTCTAATGACGGATATATTGCTACTAACTTTCATGTGGTAGAAGATGCCGATGAGTTGGAAGTTAGGTTGGACGATAATAGAAGACTCAGTGCTGAACTTGTCGGGACCGATCCTGATACAGATTTAGCCCTAATAAAGATCAAAGCAGGAAATCTTCCTTTTGTTGAT
Coding sequences:
- a CDS encoding NRAMP family divalent metal transporter — encoded protein: MSSERKHLLKAFGPGILFASTCIGVSHLVQSTRAGADFGYGLVLFIVAALVFKYPFFEFGSRYAAATKKSLLEGYLNEGKWVLWIYFLLSLGSMFTVTAAVTFVTAGMLNNLTGLTVDPAWVSGGILLFCVLILAVGKYSLLDSLLKIVGTVLLVSTLVAFIAAVVKGRATPIEGFIPKELAERNSIIFVIALMGWMPTAVDLSTWNSLWAIERMKQTGYRPKLKEILFDFKFGYWVTAILAICFLTLGANVMYGSGVELSGNSTVFADQVVTLFTDALGGWSYLIIATAAFSTMFSTTITVVDGFGRAMGETVRLLFFKEAGVRTTYTWMMATVAIVSFFFILLLSSNLKDLVDLATTLSFVIAPVIAFINYKVIMSNQIEAEFRPRPWLKNLAIIGLIFLTVFALIYMAVYFNLIDLNF
- a CDS encoding Hsp20/alpha crystallin family protein, translating into MNTVRKNSDWLMPATIDRFVDRFFNESFDQSKSAFTPRADVAETDSAFEIQVAVPGLNKKDISIDLKDGYLTISGERKFEKEDKSKNFYSVQTQYGTFKKAFQLPDSVVEEKIEASYENGILNVLIPKDETKKLVSKITVK